Sequence from the Polypterus senegalus isolate Bchr_013 chromosome 3, ASM1683550v1, whole genome shotgun sequence genome:
ccacttagaaaacatcaagtcgagttctgaaagaccctcacgtcttactgtctaccacactacttggtcgcttattccaagtgtctatcgttctctgtgtgaagaaagacttcctcatgtttgtgtgaaCTTCACCCtccacaagtttccagctgtgtccccgtgttcttggtgacctcattttaaagtcaccgtctcgatccactcgACTAAtacccttcatcattttaaacacttcactcaggtctcctcttcatcttcttctccttaaactgtgaaggctcagctcttgtaatctttcctaataactcaacccctgtagtcctgaatgagccccttaaaacaatgacattacAATGAGGCcaccaagaacacggggacacagctggaaacttgtgaagcgTGAAGTTCACACAATCTTCACACAGAGGACCacagaccaagtagtgtggtggacaggaggacttgagggactttcagaactcgacttgatgttaataagtggagaggactggtggGCTTTGCTGGGCTGACTGGCCCgtcctcgtccagattgttctcatGGTCTAATGATTTGGAGTGTGATGACCAACGCTGCTCCTCTAGTAAACAGATGCACAACGATGActgtgaataaataaatcaactatGGACACAAGTCCCCCACCACACTGATGGATCACAATGCCAGACCCTCCACTGGACAAACGACAATTCGCTTAAAGGGTTAACTCAGAGAGGCCCTTGACCGTCCACCCGTAGAAACTCTGCGCCTTTTTGATCTGAGCGTCCGGCATTGCGAGGGTCAcacacctcacacacacacacacggtggtCAGGCCCTCTCCCACGTCCTCCATAAAAAGACCCTTTCTGTCGGTTTGCCTTCCACTCCTCCTGCAGGTGGCGCCGTTTCCCTGTCCCCTCCCACCTTGACCTTTTTTGGTATGGTCAGCCCCTCCCCTTTTAGATTCTAATGGTGCTCCTTTGGAGGTAACCCTGACACctagtggccactttattaggtacacctgctcaACAACTgcctaatcagccaatcacatggcagcgcCTCATTTCGGCCTGTGGACCTTTTgaagaccacctgctgaagttcaaaccgagcatcagaatgagaATGAAGGGGACTGAAGTGGCTGTCAGTATCAGACAGGCTGATCTACTGGGATCTTCACACACGGCCACCTCCAGGGCTTACCAAGAGTCCAGTGGGTGGCAGTGCCTTGTTGAGGACAGAGGAGAAGGTTTGAGGTGACAGAAAGGtgacaggaactcaaataagcactcattacaagtcaggtgtgcagaagagcagctctgaacacacgACACGTCAAACCCTGAAGCAGATggggggctacagcagcaggagaggTGACACCCCTGTCAACTAACAACAGGGCACTGAGGCTACAAGGCACACATGGGGCTCAGCAAAACTGGACAACAGAAAAACGTCACCTGGACTGACGagtctcagtttctgctgtgacatttggatggtCAACAACATGATAGCAGGGGTCCATCGGGCCTTGTGTCAGTGCCAGTTCAGGCTGCTGGTGCTGGTGCGGTGATGGTGTGGGGGacacttggcacactttgggcccccaGTACCAAATGacaatcatttaaatgccactgcCTACCTGcacatgtccatccctttatgaccacagtgtgcccatcttctgatggctacttcacGCGCCACGTCATCTCAAACTGCTTTTAGAACATCACAAGGAGTTCAGTGGACtccaatggcctccacagtcaccagatatcAGTCCTGTAGACCACCTTTAGGATGCGGTGGagcgggagattcacatcatggatgtccAGCCGACAAACTGGGCGCCAAGTGTGTGGTGCTGCCATGTCAAGATGGACCAGCATccctaaggaatgtttccagtgCCTTGCTGAATCTGTGCCACAAAGAATTAATGGCAGAGCTGAAgggaaaagggggtccaacctgggACTAGCcaggtgtgcctaataaagtggccgccGAGTGGAGGGTCCTGATACCCCACTCACATTTTTTTACTGTTGTAGCAGCCCACTGCAAAAGGGGACCCCCAGACTGACAGACACAACTCCCGTTTTGCACTTCAGAATCAACACAATGTGAGGCCGAGCCAGCGAGCTCAGTGGCATCTTCATGTCTGCACGTCCCCCACACCCCGGTGGTGGTCCGGGATTCACTGACTGAATGTAGTTTGATCAGTAGCCACTCATACTGACCACGCCATGTGCCAGCCTGCTTCGTGTTCCTCATGCCTGTCACCAAAGGGGACACGCCATCGAGCACAGCGGTACCCTCAAGTCTCGGCGGCCCCCGCTACCCCACGCCGTGACTTTTGCCTTCATACGGTGGATGCGAGTCTCCGTTTGTCTTCTGTCTGTCATTTCCACATACGCTGCTGCCCCCTCACTTTTCTTTGCACTTGCTTGGTTGAATTTTTACTGCGCTGATCAGATTTCCTAGTTGACAGCCCACCTTTAAGGACCTCATGATGGCACTTCACCGAATGAAGGCATGTTGGGGTTTTCCACTGCACCGCAGATGTTAACCTCAAATCCTGGTAATAGAGTGAAACTGCAGCCCGCAAGACCAACGACGTCCACCACAAAATGCCCGTCGAGGGTCAAGACCCCCCAGAGTGCAGCTGAAGACCTCCAAGGCTCTGCTCCATTCATGGGGTTATCATTTGCATTAAAGGACAGTGACATCACACGGTCTGCCCGATGACGCTCTGGTCAAGattttagggttgtgggagggctGGCCGACTCAAATAAAGACGACGGGCAGCAGCGGGCAGGACTGGCACTGCAGGCTGCAGTTGGACCTCTCCTGATCCCAGAGAGCCACACTTTCATTCTTTGAGTGCCTTCCATCCTTATATACTGATATGTAGCACTTAGTTAGGTGGGTAGTACCCATCGTTTTCTTTCTTTGGTATTCGGCAGCTCTCGCTGCCAACAGAGCTGACCGCTTCTGCCTTATTTGTCACAGATTTGCTTTTAAACAGTCAGTGCCCATCATTACTGAAGCATCCAAATGATAAGACGACGACGACGACGCAGTGCGAGCCAACAGACAGCCGGCTTGTGAAGACGGGTGTCCGtcattaaacacaataaaatattgggacaaaaagaaaatggaagaactaAGAAATGTTAACCTGGTGAGGGACCAAAGACATGGCATGGTGACGGCACCCCCAGCAAACAATcacttttggaaatgtctgcttggCCAGAATGAGAGCACCGAGAAGAGGCCTCATTAAATAGCAGGTTTAATTAGCTTTGAATTAACACACgggctacagaaaaaaaaaaaaaaatggtggaccCCAGTTTAAGACCCCAAGTCACTTTGCATCTCGTTATTGCAAATCTGCAGATTAATAACGAAAAAGGAAAAAACGTAAAGGGTTGTGAAacttaaaaagttatttatttaaaagtcacGGAGGTCGTCGCCACAGTCTTTCTGGTTTTAATGTCCTAAGATGGCGTAAATGCCCCGTTGACACTGGCGCCCGTTTTCATGTGCGATATAAAGACAGAAACGTGCAGGTTGGAATTCTGACGAACACAACTCGGACCCCCAACGAACCAGGCCTCCCTGCCCCAACATTTTCAGAGACGTCTCCTGCAGCCAGCCCATTTCGTAATCGGTGCCCGCACTGTGCCCGACTCCATTTGTTTTGCCCACCCACATATACACATCACGAACGGCTAACGCATGTGTCACAGCACTCCCTAATCATGGAAGGTGATGCTGTTCATCAGACACTTCCGAGAGTTCTGGGGTCTTCAACTGACATGACCGGGGTCATCCAAACTCGATTTTATGAACGGCCCCTTCGCGGTCACCAGACCTGTACCGTGGCAGGTTCTTGCTGGCAGACGGACGGAGGGCGCAGCCGACCTCCGTTCAGTATCCTCGTCACACCGCAGCTCCTGTGCTGGGGTGCCGCGCTTGCTACACGCCTTCCCTTCGACTCATCTCGTAATCCGAAGCCGCGTCAAGGTGTTTCGGACCACAACACGACCACTTACGGACCTCACGTAAttgcttttttcctttatttatatttttatcatgAATGCATCACCTTACGACCAAATGCCCACCTCCGACTCGGATACACCTCCCAAGTGTAATCATTCACGCGaaataatttgtaataaaacCGAGGACGCGCTTGCGCGTCGAAGGTGCTGTTATATTAAGACCACCTTTCTCATCCCATTGGGTAATATCACTCACTTCCCGTCCCGCCTCAATCCGATTATGAAAAGTTATAGGACGAGCTAATTGGAATGAACCAATCCTGCGCCACGACGTCACAGCTCTCGCATTGCTTGTGTTGAGGCAGACGTCCTCCCGCCCAAACGCTCGCCTGCTTCTCGTTCCCTGTGAGTGCTTATCTACTGCCGAGGTGAGTGCGCTTGCGAATGGCTTCGTTGTCAGGTACTGACCGGCATTTGTTTTCGGTTTGAGGAGGCCGGTTGCTCGCTAGCCTTGGTGCCCCAGTTCGTGGCTCTGCCGGGGTGATTGCACTGATGGCTGACACCGCTCATGTATGGTCTCGATGGACGCCTTCCCGATCAGCAGAGAGCAGTTATGGATGCGAAAGCGTAGTGAACTTCATTATCGAGGCGGACATCTGCGGTGACGGTGAACTGATGAGGCTGCCAATGGGTCGAGAGACCGCGTACGGAATGGCGAGAATGCCGCGGGGGCAAAGTACATCAGTTCGTGGCTTTATGTAGGGTGGGCGAGGCGGACTGCCACCTTCCGATGTTCGAGCCGGGCTACGGATGTTCTTTTAACCTGACTTTGAATTCGTTTAGCGTTTAGAAGATGGATAGATCGATGGATATGCTTTACGTTGTTGAATCACGAAACTGTAGTCGGGCGCATAGGAAAACGGAGGCCCCCCGGGACCCACGGCGACGGTCTGGCCGTTCATTCTTTAGAAAAGTGTCGTCTTTGGAGTGTGAAAGGCGGCGCAGACATCGAGTGAAATGCTTTAGTAAAAGTGGAAGTCGAGTGAGGCCTGTGTTCGTGTTTGTGCCTCATGAACCCTTAACCTCCGTGACCCCAGCGCTGCATTCACAGGTTTATTAGCGTTCGCTTTATTGGCATCCTTTAGCACGCTGGCACGGCCTTAAGTGGCAGAGCTGAACATTAACCTTCATAGGCGTTGGACTCCTCCTAGACTTGTGTCGGACATTTGTGAGCCTTCAGACACGAAGCCAACAGTCAGGGTATGCTTGACCACAGGGCACTCTGAAATGTGCCAAGTCATCTATATGTAGTGCAGCTAACAACTGGCACCAACAGCCACAAGCGTGCATTACCTGATCAGACTGGCGacattcattcattgattttaTAACCCAGTTATGCAGTTCAGGGTCACTAAAACAATTTCTGACTAGGAGGATCCTGTCTCCTATGGGACACCAGACCATTGCAGGGCCCGTTCGCTCTCACACAGTTACTGAGGCAACCTTGAAACCCAGGCAGGCTGACACACGTGACAGAGATAAGAGATGAAAGCCAAAGGGCCTGTAGAAGAAACCCACCCAGAGACCCAGGAGAGCAGTGGCAGCCTCCGGGCAGGtgttgaacccgggactctgggCCTGTCGGGCAGCTTCATCCATTCATTGTCAAAATGTAAGCATTCCTGTCATGAGAGCTGGTTAGTCCTGGTCAGTGTGGCAGCGTACAATAAAGTGCAGTGACGTCAAGTGACAAGAATAAGGGCAGTTGTGTCAGACGCTAAGAATGTTAGGGACACTGTTACAGGCTGAAGGTACAAGGAATGGTGCCAATGGCGCTTAGCGATATCGAGTCAGCTGTAATCTGCACCCTTGTCCAGTCTGGTGGTCTCACTGACATCTCGGTACGAGAGACCACTGGGAGCTGCAGAAATGAAAAGTCTGAGGGAGCAGGTGGCCACGTTTTGAAGAAGAGAGCAGAAGGTGGGCCAGCATGACAAAATCTGACCAAACCTTCAGTTGAGTAGCTTAGTTAGTTTGGTCAAAGTGAAGAGTGAAATGTTAACCGCTACGGTGAGAGCGGAATTTGACGTCGGTAACGGGATGTGATTTAGGCCAGGGCGTTGGCACAGACGAGTCCTATCTTCAGTCTCCTTCGGCAGGAATGATGTGCAATGCTccatctcttcttcttcttcttggtctGACCAGAGCTGCTGTGGCACCTTCAGTCCCGCAGAGATGTCGTCCAGTCCAGCAGTCTTGATGAGGCTCATGGCGTCTGCGTTCTCGGTGGCAGAGAAGGCCGGTGACGTTGTGAGAAGCGTCCTGAAGGCTGGTGACCTGGACGTTGTCGCTAAGGTGAGCCACGTCTTTAGCTCTCCCGTGGTTGTGACTTGTGTCACAGACTCTGAGTAAACTTTTCCAAACTTCTCTTTGGCAGACTGGAGCGAATGACCTGCAAACCAAAGCTGACCGACTGGCCCAGCAAAGTATCTGCGCCTCCCTGGCCCGCAAGTTCCCTCGAATCACCATCATCGGGGAGGAGGTAAAGCCGTCGTCTGCTGCGTGGCACGACTTCGCCACACGTGTGCCACCTAGCTAGCGCTGGCGTTGTGATTGGCACTCGTGAGAGGCCCCAGTCACTGCCGTGCAGTTGCCCAACTGGGACTTGTGGCCTGTGTTCACCTCATTGACTAAGTAGAGTCAGTGGTTTGGATCCGGTAAGCGTCGCCAGCGTCACAAACGTAGCTTTGTCTCCGGTTATATGAGCTGTGAGTGACGTGGAGTGACGTGTCGGGGGTGCTGTGTGGACCAAAGGCAATGGGACCACCCTCTGACGTAGGGGAGACTGCTGGCTGGGAGTGGAGGTGACGCTGGGCTCCACTGAGGTGTGCGCCGAGTAGGTGGGTTGTAATTGGCTGCTGGGGCACCAGGCTTTTTAATAGTTCATGGTGGTCTTCTGGATTTTTGGTGTTTGATACCCCAATGGGTCAGTCACTTGTTTCTGGTTTGAGGGCCGGAGTGGGCGCCTCCTGTGCTCCTGCAGCTGAGGTGGTTTGAGACGTTCGCATTTTGGAGGTCCAAGCTGGCAGGAAGTCCTGAGGCTTCTTCTGGCCTTTTAACAATTCCTTGGCTTTTGTGCCTGTAAAAATCCCCACACGGACATTCTAACGGCACCCCATTGTGGGTAGTGCTGCCAGTCCATGCGCCTGGGTAGCCTGGCCCTATGTTGGCAGCACGTGCAGACATTGAATCTGATCCATTAACGGTGGCTTTGGCATTATGTATGGTAAGTCGGGCTGGGCTTCAGACTGCCACGAGAGGGGGGCTCCGTGTGACCCGTCATTATGCCAGTAACTCCTCCGATTGTCTCCACAGGATCTGCCGTCCCAGGAGGTGGAAGAGGAGCTCATTGAAAGTCGCCACTCGGAGGAGGTCCTGGCACAGCCCTGTCCGCCCGAGTACAGCAGTGCCCGCGAGGAGGAGGTCAGAGTGGGCCGTCCCTGACGAGCCGCTTATGGTGGTGGGTGCGTGGCTAGCGAGGTTTTGGAGGTCTGAGCTTTTCAGTTTAGCAGTCCGTGTGGTGCCATCGCTCTCTCTGTTAAATGTTATTTGGTTTTACGATCATCTGGTATGTCACATTCCTGAGTGAGCTCGGGTGTTCTTGTCCTGCTAGTGGCAGCACAGGCCCTGGAAGGCGAGGGCAGCACTTCTCACGTTCTTGGCACCACCCTCTCCTAAAAGGCATCAATCGGGGATTCCGCATTCCTTCACGGGAAACTCGGCAGCAGTTTGATTTGTTAGTTTGTGTTTCCATCCTGAGCCCCAAATCATCTTCCAGTAAAGGAGGGAGACGATGACGAGAGCCGCCTGTCCTCTCACAAGACTAGTGCCCAGTGTGCCATGCTGACACGTGTCACACTGATCCGTGAGATTTCGTGTCCCGATGTGCCCCTCAAACGGGCGCAGTACTGAATTTACCAGACGGACCCAGAAAGTCTGTGTTGAGCTTTGAGGGGGTTCAGCTTGGTGGCTAATGGGCAAAAGTTGGTGAGATGACAAAGGGCACACGGGCAGTCATCGTAACTTTTAtgtgcttgtttttttgttttttttttccaagctgGTGGTTTGGGTGGACCCCTTGGATGGCACTAAAGAATACACGGAAGGTGAGGCTTCTTTCATTCTGGGATACGTGTTGGGAAGAGGCCGGTCACCATGGCACCGTTGGCTGGTGACTGCCAGCTGGGGAAGGTGTATGTGTGAGGGAGAAGTTCATCTTTATCAATGAGACCCCTTCAACAGTCACAAGCAAAGTACACTTTGACTCACTGAGCCCCTTTGAATTTTTGATTGACATCCTTGTGCCCAGAGCCACCAACTCCTGACAATGACATTTTAACTCTTGAAACTGATTTTTGTCATTACTGTAGGCTGAATTTTACGGGGTGACACCCCTTTTTTCAGGAAGGTTTAAAAATTCTACCGAAATTGTGGCAACTCCCTGTATGTGACAATTTCAAAGTATGTGACATTCGAAGCAGCCCGTGGCTTGCATTGCCAAGTCCCCCAGCATGTCCTACGTGTCGAGCCCTCATGTTGTCACCTTCTTCTGACAGCTCCAAACCCTCAAGTGACAGGCGTCAACAACTCGCGAAACGGCGTCATGCTGCAAGTGCCGTctttgctgccctctagtggactACAGCTAAATGAAGCGTTCTTGGCGACTTTTCTCGAGGCCTAGGATTCTACCCCACGTTGGCAAAGCGCATTCTGCTTTTAAATGAGATGTGGGCAGAATGTAAAGTGTTATACATGTAAGACCGGACACGTTCATCACAGAATTTAGAAGCAattagaattaaaagaaaactccGAGGTGGATAAACaaggaagtaaaaaaagaaacggACCAAGTGTGTAAGACTAATACTGTAATTATAAATTCCAGTGCAGACCACAGGGTGGCAGAAGAGAGCAACGGCGGCCGAGAACTAACGCTGCAAAGGCCGAATGAATACGAGCGGAAGGGCCTCTTTGaggacggcatggtggcacagtgggtagcgctgctgcctcgcagttaggagacccggtggCGTTAGTAAAGACAGGACATGCAGACCGTGACGTCACAAATGGCAATGACATTAACGTCCCCACTGCAGCAGGGGCTACTAAGGAGTCTGGGAATTGAAGAGCTGCTGAACCGGaagaggctgaaatcaaacaaacgtGTCGCCAGGACGAGATCACATTTGTCACAGAGGGCTGAAGGAGGTTTAGTGGTGGCAGATGGCAACCCTGGCACACATTTCTGTAACGTTGCTGAGCATTGGGGACGTTTCTAAAGTCTGGAAGACAGCAAATACTGTATTACCTTATGTAAAATGGGGGATTGGGCTGATCCAAGAACCTACAGGTACACCACAGGTAAAGTTATTAGTAAAGAAAAGATCAAGTGGCACACGTCAAGATGAGGAGCGTTAGCAGATACTCCACCACACCAGCTCAGATGGCACATGCAGGGCAGTGAAACTGTAATCTCTCTCTAAATAATGAAATTAAGCTGAGGGCTGCACAGGAGATGACTTGCCAAGGGCCTCGCGGGGTGGGAATTCAAGGCACAGTCTGCAGGTGGGCACCGAAGTTGGTAATGTTAGAAGTGGGGTCAGTGCTGGGGGTCTGCTCCTTAACCTGCCCATTCCTGTATGAATACTGATAAGAATCATAGAGTTGGTGAAATTCTTACTGAGGGAACTGGCTGGCACAGAGCAGTGGGCAGAGTTTGGTAAGTTAAGTGTTACGGGGTAGAAGACGACATGCCAGAGGTGGACATCCAAGGGTCCTGGTGGGCTTGGCGCTTCATCTGGGTATAGATTATGATCAACAAGCCGTTGGGGTCTTGGGCCGTCTAGCGCCGTGATGCCCGTGGAGGTCACCCTTGTGAGCCTCACCTGGATGGCTCGCTGAGGGAGTTGAAGGGTGATGAAGAGCAGCCTGACTGATGAaggaagcttgccaggaggatcgactctgtgactttaaaatgagctcagtgAGGACGGCGGGCACACATAATGGTAGACCCCCAGCAGGACTTGGGGACCTTCAAGTCCCAGCGTTATTTTGGACGAGCATGTTGGGCTGAGTGGTCTTTTCTCGTCACAGTTGTGTCACCTCCTGCCCCGGCGTGGGGCTGACGGGCCCGTGCTGATTGGTCTAAGCAGAGCTGTCCAAAGACACAAGGAGGTGGGACTCGCACGGCCATTGGGGTCATCGTTGGGGGTCGTGGAGGCCCCCCGATAGAATGCATGTTTGACCACCTTAGCCGGCGTGGCCTTCAGTTTGTGTCGAGTTGCGCTGCCGTCCTGTAAGGAGTGAGTGGCTGAAGCGGACCAGGGCTTGAGCTCTGCTGGTGCCACGTGCCATACCCATGTGTGTTTGGCAGCGGTGCTCAGGGCACACGACCCCAGAAGTGCAGTCCAGCCCCCTCACCTGCCCAGCGGCCATCGGTATGAACTTGCGTTGGTCCAGTCTGTTAATGCCACGGTGTCCCTAAATAGTTGAGGCCGCCCTCAGAATGCTGGAGAGCTCGTCAACGTGCGGACTGGTGGGCATCGCTGCCACTTTAGGGTCCACAGGGCTAATAGTTGAGCAGGTGACCAACGAGATGCTTCTTGACTTGCAGGCCTGCTGGACCACGTGACGGTGCTCATCGGCGTGGCCTATGAAGGAAGAGCAATCGGCGGCGTCATCAACCAGCCCTTCTACAATTACGAGGTGAGCCCCCCCTCGTTGTCACTGGCCGTGTCACTAAACCGCTAAGACTGTGGCAGCCTGCTGCGAGTGACACAAGGGACACGTCAGCCACACATGGCATCAAGCAACAGACGAAAGACACGGCCACTGTGACCTCAGGCAGGGCGTTGGTGACAATTTCAGAACATGTCACTTGAAGTAATTCAGCGGCGGGCACTCGTCAGATCTCTCCTACCGTGATTATGGTGACATTTTGGTGTTTGTGTTTCTCTTTATTGATTTATGGCTCTGGGGGTGAGCAGTGAGGTGGTTGTGCCAGCAGGTGGTTTTCTGCAGTGCCTTCTCTGTGCCCATCTTAATAGGTGTGCCTCTGGGTTGGCCTGTCCTGCACCCGCCACATTAGCTTTGATGGGCATTGTTTGGTCTGTTGTGGCATTTTTACCCTGTCCTTCCTTGGAGTGGTCCGCCGGTTAAGGTCACCCACAGGGTGTGAGGGCCCTGGGCactcatcttaaaaatgttttagaatggcGGGGTAAAAAAAAGCAACCAGCAGGCCAACATGGCAGAGTCCGGCGCTTGAGTGGCAGCAGGGTGGGTGGAGACTTGTGCTTTAATGGCCTGCCACTTGTGTCATCACcttagtgatgatgatgatgaagaggaTGGTGGTCTCGCTCCCAGTTTGCATTTGTTGTTGGTCTGGGTGACATCTCAGATGGTGGCATTTCTGTTTGTCATTTGACACAAGGTGACACCCCCTGTGGCCATGTGACTGAGaggacttcaactcccagcagtcggCAGGGGGACTTTAACGTGAATCGTCACTCACTTGTCATGAAGAGTGGCTGCTCTGGGTGACGCGTGTCTGGGTACAGGGTGGCCTGGGCTTTGTTGGATGTGGAGGTTGGCACGTATCCTAATCACATTCTGTAGTGTGCTGGCACTCCAGTGGGGGTATTTATGGCACGGGCTGCCAGCCTTGTGCCAACAAAGCAGGAACCCAGCTGAGGGCGTTCAGGGGCCGCGTGTGTGCACACAAACCCAGGAGGGCAGAGGCAGCCGCGCCACCCAGTGAGCCATCATTGGCACGTATTTACTCCCACATTCTTGACAGTGCCCGGGTGGGACTGATTTGCCCTGTGCAGGTGGACCTTACAgtgggatggttcctgccttgtgcctgctgCTGCCCCCCCTGGCAGCTTTGAGGGCGTTCTCTCTTGTTTCTGGGCACTTATCTCCACCGTCGTTACTGAGAGTCTTGAGGTGCCCTCTAGAAATCCTCTGGCTGGCGGGGGCAGCACTGCCCCCTCGTGGCGACTGAGCCCGTGTCACACGAGAGTTTAGGTTTAGCAGTTGGGGGCCGCTTGACGTCTTTCACGTCCTAATTGTGTCGGTGTCTTTGCAGATGGGGCCTGGCGCCGTCCTTGGCAGGACCATCTGGGGCGTGCTGGGCCTGGGAGCCTTTGGGTTTGATCTGCGTGAGGTGCCAGCTGGCCAGCACATCGTCACCACAACCCGCTCCCACAGCAACAAGCTGGTGACGGACTGCGTCGACGCCATGCGGCCACACAAGGTGATTCGTGTGGGGGGAGCTGGAAATAAGGTGAGTGGGCAGTGCGAGCCCCCCACGAGTCTAACGGGCACTCGGAGTGGGGCACAAACTGTATTGTATCAATTCTTGTGCCCCCTTCAGATCATTCAGCTCATTGAAGGCAAGGCCTCCGCCTATGTCTTTGCCAGTCCTGGGTGCAAGAAGTGGGACACGTGTGCCCCCGAAGCCATCCTGCACGCGGTCGGAGGTGAGAGTTGCCATTttaagtcatccattttaacggGTCTCACCTTCGTCTTCCTCGATGGCTTCAAGGATTGTCTTGTTTGTCACCATTCAGGTAAACTCGCCGACGTTCACGGCAACAGCTACACCTACCACCGAGACGTGCAGCACATGAACGCCGCTGGCGTGCTGGCGACGCTCAGGGACTTTGACTATTATGCCAGCCGTGTGCCTGCGAGCGTCAAGCTTGCTCTGTTGACCGCCTGATGTTGGATACGAGAGGTGGGCTCGCCGGATGACAGGATTTGTGAAGAGTTGGGGGCACGCGTGGGGCCCCTGTGCTTACCCTGCTGTCTCGATGCCAATTGCAATAAAGGACCCAATCCT
This genomic interval carries:
- the bpnt1 gene encoding 3'(2'),5'-bisphosphate nucleotidase 1 isoform X1 — encoded protein: MSSSPAVLMRLMASAFSVAEKAGDVVRSVLKAGDLDVVAKTGANDLQTKADRLAQQSICASLARKFPRITIIGEEDLPSQEVEEELIESRHSEEVLAQPCPPEYSSAREEELVVWVDPLDGTKEYTEGLLDHVTVLIGVAYEGRAIGGVINQPFYNYEMGPGAVLGRTIWGVLGLGAFGFDLREVPAGQHIVTTTRSHSNKLVTDCVDAMRPHKVIRVGGAGNKIIQLIEGKASAYVFASPGCKKWDTCAPEAILHAVGGKLADVHGNSYTYHRDVQHMNAAGVLATLRDFDYYASRVPASVKLALLTA
- the bpnt1 gene encoding 3'(2'),5'-bisphosphate nucleotidase 1 isoform X2; translation: MSSSPAVLMRLMASAFSVAEKAGDVVRSVLKAGDLDVVAKTGANDLQTKADRLAQQSICASLARKFPRITIIGEELVVWVDPLDGTKEYTEGLLDHVTVLIGVAYEGRAIGGVINQPFYNYEMGPGAVLGRTIWGVLGLGAFGFDLREVPAGQHIVTTTRSHSNKLVTDCVDAMRPHKVIRVGGAGNKIIQLIEGKASAYVFASPGCKKWDTCAPEAILHAVGGKLADVHGNSYTYHRDVQHMNAAGVLATLRDFDYYASRVPASVKLALLTA